One window of Gilliamella sp. B3022 genomic DNA carries:
- the aceF gene encoding dihydrolipoyllysine-residue acetyltransferase, which produces MSIEIKLPDIGNDEVEVTEILVKVGDKVSVDDNIMTVEGDKASMEIPAPQAGIVKSIIVKVGDKVKTGVDIMVFDEEGGAAAPAPQTAAPKVEATPTTSSVSQIVDVNVPDIGGDEVEVTEISVKVGDTVAIDDNIITVEGDKASMEIPAPVAGVVKNIIIKVGDKVKTGSKIMEFETTTATSPAAISTAPATIPTSSPSASTTAVSVSPTAPTTAPASVPSTSGNDFVENDAYAHATPSVRRLAREFGVNLAKVTPTGPKNRILRQDIQTYVKNAVKQVESGVAGGALPGLLPWPKVDFSKFGEIESLPLTKIQKVSGANLHRNWVMIPHVTEFDESDITDLEVFRKQQNAEAEKKKLDLKITPLVFIMKAVASALTAYPRFNSSLSEDAQTLIIKKYINIGVAVDTPNGLVVPVFKDVDKKGIVELSRELAEISKKARDGKLTGSDMQGGCFTISSLGGIGTTSFTPIVNAPEVGILGVSRSSMKPIWNGKEFTPRLMLPLSLSFDHRVIDGADGARFLSHIVNVLSDLRRLVM; this is translated from the coding sequence ATGAGTATTGAAATTAAATTGCCTGATATCGGTAATGATGAAGTTGAAGTTACCGAAATTTTAGTAAAAGTGGGTGATAAGGTCTCTGTTGATGATAACATCATGACTGTTGAAGGTGATAAAGCCTCAATGGAAATTCCCGCTCCACAAGCTGGGATTGTTAAATCGATCATTGTAAAAGTGGGTGATAAAGTTAAAACTGGTGTGGACATCATGGTCTTTGATGAAGAGGGCGGCGCCGCTGCACCAGCTCCGCAAACCGCAGCACCAAAAGTTGAAGCCACGCCGACGACTTCATCTGTTAGTCAAATTGTTGATGTCAATGTTCCTGACATTGGGGGTGATGAGGTCGAAGTTACCGAAATTTCAGTCAAAGTAGGTGATACTGTTGCAATTGATGACAATATTATCACCGTTGAGGGTGATAAAGCCTCAATGGAAATTCCTGCACCTGTTGCAGGGGTAGTTAAAAATATTATCATTAAAGTGGGTGATAAAGTTAAAACAGGTTCCAAAATTATGGAATTTGAAACAACCACAGCAACTTCACCTGCGGCTATTAGTACAGCACCTGCGACAATACCTACTTCAAGTCCATCTGCATCAACAACTGCGGTTTCGGTATCGCCGACTGCGCCAACCACTGCACCAGCATCAGTACCCTCTACCTCTGGCAATGATTTTGTTGAAAACGATGCCTATGCGCATGCCACACCGTCAGTACGTCGCTTAGCGCGTGAATTTGGTGTTAATTTAGCTAAAGTCACACCGACAGGACCAAAAAATCGTATTTTACGTCAAGACATTCAAACGTATGTTAAAAATGCGGTTAAACAAGTGGAAAGTGGCGTTGCGGGTGGTGCTTTACCTGGCTTATTACCTTGGCCAAAAGTTGATTTTAGCAAATTTGGTGAAATAGAAAGCTTACCATTGACCAAAATTCAAAAAGTATCGGGAGCTAATTTACATCGTAACTGGGTAATGATCCCTCATGTAACCGAGTTTGATGAGTCAGACATTACCGATCTTGAAGTATTCCGTAAACAACAAAATGCCGAAGCAGAGAAGAAAAAACTCGATCTTAAAATCACACCACTGGTCTTTATCATGAAAGCGGTAGCCAGCGCATTAACAGCGTACCCACGTTTTAACAGCTCGCTATCTGAAGACGCACAAACACTAATTATCAAAAAATACATTAATATTGGCGTAGCGGTTGATACACCAAATGGTCTTGTTGTGCCAGTATTTAAAGATGTGGATAAAAAAGGTATTGTTGAGCTTTCTCGTGAACTTGCAGAAATTTCCAAAAAAGCACGCGATGGCAAATTAACCGGTAGTGATATGCAAGGCGGTTGCTTTACCATTTCTAGCTTAGGAGGAATTGGTACTACTTCATTTACGCCAATTGTGAACGCGCCTGAAGTAGGCATTTTAGGTGTTTCTCGTTCTAGCATGAAACCAATTTGGAACGGCAAAGAGTTTACGCCTCGCTTAATGTTGCCATTATCATTATCTTTTGATCACCGCGTGATCGATGGTGCAGATGGTGCACGCTTCCTAAGTCATATTGTTAACGTCTTATCCGACTTACGTCGTTTAGTGATGTAG
- the lpdA gene encoding dihydrolipoyl dehydrogenase, which yields MSQEVKTQLVVLGAGPAGYSAAFRAADLGLEVTLVERYSTLGGVCLNVGCIPSKALLHVAKVMDEAKSLTAHGIHFGTPKLELDKVRAWKEKVVNQLTNGLAGMAKMRKVNVIQGDAQFTGSHTMDVTSAKGITKITFDNAIIAAGSRPIQLPFIPHDDPRIWDSTDALALTTIPKKLLLMGGGIIGLEMGTVYHALGSEVDVVEMLDQVIPAADKDVVKVFTKQIQNKFTLRLETKVTTVEAKHDAIYVTMEKKDGTVETHTYDAVLVAIGRTPNGKLISAEKAGVNVTDRGFIEVDKQMRTNVPHIYAIGDIVGQPMLAHKGVHEGHVAAEVVAGKKHFFDPKTIPSIAYTEPEVAWVGLTEKEAKEKGIDYEVSIFPWSASGRAIASDCSEGMTKLIFNKADNRLLGGAVVGANGGELLGEITLAVEMGCDAEDIALTIHAHPTLHESIGLASEIFEGSITDLPNAKAIRK from the coding sequence ATGAGTCAAGAAGTTAAAACACAGCTTGTCGTATTAGGTGCAGGTCCAGCGGGTTACTCCGCTGCCTTTCGAGCGGCCGATCTTGGGCTGGAAGTCACCTTAGTTGAACGTTATTCAACCTTAGGCGGTGTATGTCTGAATGTAGGGTGTATTCCTTCTAAAGCATTGTTGCATGTCGCAAAAGTTATGGATGAAGCCAAATCATTGACCGCTCACGGTATTCATTTTGGTACACCAAAACTCGAATTAGATAAAGTGCGAGCTTGGAAAGAAAAAGTCGTTAATCAACTGACTAACGGTCTTGCTGGCATGGCAAAAATGCGTAAAGTAAACGTGATTCAAGGTGATGCTCAGTTTACTGGTAGTCATACTATGGATGTCACCTCAGCCAAGGGTATTACTAAAATTACTTTTGATAATGCCATTATCGCCGCAGGTTCCCGCCCTATTCAATTACCTTTTATTCCTCATGATGATCCTCGTATTTGGGATTCAACTGATGCATTGGCATTAACAACCATCCCTAAAAAATTATTATTAATGGGAGGGGGAATTATCGGTCTTGAAATGGGTACGGTATATCATGCTTTAGGTTCAGAAGTGGATGTGGTTGAAATGTTGGATCAAGTGATCCCGGCTGCCGATAAAGATGTGGTTAAAGTCTTTACTAAGCAGATTCAAAATAAATTCACGTTAAGGCTTGAAACGAAAGTGACAACAGTTGAAGCAAAACACGATGCAATTTATGTCACTATGGAAAAGAAAGACGGAACCGTTGAAACTCATACTTATGATGCGGTATTAGTGGCAATTGGTCGCACTCCTAATGGTAAACTCATTAGTGCTGAAAAAGCTGGCGTAAATGTTACCGATCGAGGTTTCATCGAAGTTGATAAGCAAATGCGTACCAATGTTCCTCATATTTATGCAATTGGTGATATTGTTGGTCAACCAATGTTGGCTCACAAAGGTGTACATGAAGGGCATGTTGCAGCAGAAGTGGTTGCGGGTAAAAAACACTTCTTTGATCCTAAAACGATTCCTTCCATCGCCTATACTGAACCTGAAGTGGCTTGGGTTGGTTTAACTGAAAAAGAGGCAAAAGAAAAAGGCATCGATTACGAAGTTTCGATTTTCCCATGGTCAGCATCTGGACGAGCTATCGCATCTGATTGTTCAGAAGGTATGACTAAGTTGATTTTTAATAAAGCCGATAATCGCTTACTTGGTGGTGCCGTAGTGGGAGCAAATGGTGGTGAATTACTTGGCGAAATCACTTTAGCCGTTGAAATGGGCTGTGATGCAGAAGATATTGCCTTAACCATACATGCTCACCCAACATTGCATGAATCAATCGGTTTAGCTTCTGAAATTTTTGAAGGTTCCATTACCGATCTACCTAATGCAAAAGCTATAAGAAAATAA
- a CDS encoding type VI secretion system Vgr family protein translates to MDKGLTHLINPLENGLSHGLKHGLKRSLKKGTAHNRYTLTVDGQSAPISVLQVAGNEQLNQPWHYTITFTSSHPHLDAESFLNQKAWFRFNPVHADLTSLALGASDLLNASTPFDALHELKPSESSVNPQSATAPLNGLKQNTPLNSLNALFSQGASRTLYGVITTFGQLSVSHDEVRYQVVLSSPLARLGLSHNYAIFQKQSVISVVEEVLRSHGYTGVDYRLELNHHYPEREFITQWQESDLAFIQRLLADVGVYFRFETHGEHHCDVMVISDNEQGYGQASDIRYQPPSGTLDGGRESVWDITLRSQVVESSVKVQDYNYRDANASFVGEINSQPKDTTTYGTDYRYDEHYKGLTTHGQAEKDGEEEDNNNNNNNNDNYHNSNNNDNDNDNDNDKSHHNSDNPYDNAVESGNWYARIRHEHAISQQTVIHGKSNHANLTPGQRIQINGSPWMDIDEGVIILSVQGQGNRTEAYELRFTAIPYHALKPYRPAPLPAPTVHGTLPARVSSPDNDTYGYIDTQGRYRVKFNFDLKAWKNGEESLWLRLARPYAGSTYGIHFPLIDGTQVAVAFTNGNPDRPYIAHALHDSAHPDLVTTINKHRNVIRTPTNNKLRMEDKRGQEHIKLATEYGKTQLNLGHLVNQKKALRGEGFELRTDEWGAIAAEKGLYLTTQTEPKAQGQQLDMQGAITQLENALSIAKALQQAANQCDAHGADTASQDQLKAALTTLTESGILAYAQAGIALTSPENIQLSTGNSVSVTAENQTDITALKNITLASGDAIGLFAHKSGMKVFANQGDIDIQAQNANLNMAAQQDIKIDSVDGELTLTASEELTLMCGGSFIKISREGIELGTADNVYIKSNALQKMGPAKVKIKSTLPIGCQRKIAQGTKNQGAIVELS, encoded by the coding sequence ATGGATAAAGGATTAACCCATCTGATCAATCCATTGGAAAATGGTTTAAGTCATGGTTTAAAACATGGATTAAAGCGCAGTCTGAAGAAAGGCACCGCCCATAATCGCTATACCTTAACTGTCGATGGTCAAAGCGCGCCGATTTCGGTTTTACAGGTTGCCGGCAATGAACAACTCAACCAGCCCTGGCATTACACCATCACCTTTACCAGCTCACATCCACATCTGGATGCGGAATCGTTTCTCAATCAAAAAGCCTGGTTTCGTTTCAATCCTGTTCATGCCGATTTGACCTCTTTGGCATTGGGTGCCTCAGACTTACTGAACGCCAGCACCCCATTTGATGCATTGCACGAATTAAAACCCTCCGAGTCGTCGGTCAATCCTCAAAGCGCGACAGCGCCCTTAAACGGGTTAAAGCAAAACACGCCACTCAATTCATTGAACGCCTTATTCTCACAAGGTGCATCACGTACGCTCTATGGCGTGATAACCACATTTGGACAGTTATCGGTCAGTCACGACGAGGTCCGCTATCAGGTGGTCTTATCCTCACCATTGGCAAGACTGGGGTTAAGTCACAATTATGCCATTTTTCAGAAACAAAGCGTGATAAGTGTGGTTGAAGAAGTCCTGCGCAGTCATGGCTATACGGGGGTGGATTATCGTCTGGAATTAAACCATCACTATCCGGAGCGAGAATTCATCACGCAATGGCAGGAAAGTGACCTGGCATTCATTCAACGACTGCTGGCGGATGTGGGGGTGTATTTCCGGTTTGAAACGCATGGCGAGCATCATTGTGATGTGATGGTCATCAGTGATAACGAGCAGGGGTATGGGCAGGCGTCGGATATCCGTTACCAACCGCCCAGTGGCACCCTGGATGGTGGACGGGAAAGTGTCTGGGACATCACCTTGCGCAGTCAGGTCGTCGAATCCTCGGTTAAGGTGCAGGATTATAACTACCGCGATGCCAACGCCAGTTTCGTTGGTGAAATCAACAGCCAGCCGAAAGACACCACCACTTATGGCACCGATTACCGTTATGATGAGCATTACAAAGGTCTGACCACACACGGTCAGGCAGAGAAAGACGGGGAAGAGGAAGATAACAACAACAATAACAACAATAACGACAATTATCACAATAGCAATAACAATGACAATGACAATGACAATGACAATGACAAGAGCCATCATAACAGCGACAATCCTTACGACAATGCGGTGGAAAGTGGTAACTGGTATGCGCGAATACGTCATGAACACGCCATCAGTCAACAAACTGTCATCCACGGGAAAAGCAATCATGCCAATCTGACACCGGGTCAACGCATACAGATTAACGGTAGTCCATGGATGGACATTGATGAGGGCGTCATAATATTAAGTGTGCAAGGGCAAGGCAACCGCACCGAAGCTTACGAACTGCGTTTTACCGCCATACCGTATCACGCCTTAAAACCTTACCGACCGGCACCGCTGCCGGCGCCGACGGTGCACGGCACCCTGCCGGCACGGGTAAGCAGTCCGGATAATGACACTTACGGTTACATTGATACACAGGGTCGTTATCGGGTTAAATTTAACTTTGACTTAAAAGCGTGGAAAAACGGGGAAGAGAGCCTATGGTTAAGACTGGCCAGACCGTATGCCGGCAGCACCTATGGCATTCACTTTCCGCTCATTGACGGCACGCAAGTGGCGGTCGCCTTCACCAACGGCAATCCGGACCGACCGTATATCGCCCATGCCCTGCACGACAGTGCACACCCTGACCTGGTGACCACGATAAACAAACACCGCAATGTGATTCGCACCCCCACCAATAACAAACTGCGCATGGAAGACAAACGGGGGCAGGAGCACATCAAGCTGGCGACCGAATACGGCAAAACGCAACTCAATCTGGGACACTTAGTCAACCAAAAAAAAGCGTTACGGGGCGAAGGGTTTGAACTGCGCACCGATGAATGGGGGGCGATAGCGGCTGAAAAAGGCTTATACCTGACGACACAAACCGAGCCCAAAGCGCAAGGTCAGCAACTGGATATGCAAGGCGCCATTACCCAGCTGGAAAATGCCTTATCGATAGCCAAAGCGCTGCAACAGGCTGCCAATCAATGCGACGCACACGGTGCTGACACCGCCAGTCAGGACCAGCTTAAAGCAGCGTTAACGACGCTCACTGAAAGTGGCATCTTAGCTTATGCACAGGCAGGCATTGCGTTAACCAGTCCGGAAAATATCCAGTTATCAACCGGTAACAGCGTAAGTGTCACCGCTGAAAACCAGACTGACATCACGGCATTAAAAAACATCACACTGGCATCGGGCGATGCGATAGGGTTATTTGCCCACAAATCAGGGATGAAGGTCTTTGCCAACCAAGGGGATATTGACATACAAGCCCAAAATGCCAACTTGAATATGGCGGCTCAACAAGATATCAAAATCGACAGTGTGGACGGTGAACTCACCCTCACAGCAAGCGAAGAGCTGACGTTAATGTGTGGTGGCTCTTTTATCAAAATCAGCCGTGAAGGCATTGAGCTGGGCACAGCGGATAATGTGTATATAAAAAGCAATGCTCTGCAAAAAATGGGACCGGCAAAAGTAAAAATAAAAAGTACATTACCAATTGGGTGTCAACGAAAAATAGCGCAAGGAACAAAAAATCAAGGAGCAATAGTTGAATTATCATGA
- a CDS encoding DUF4123 domain-containing protein: MNTVTEFEFIQYNDGELDNQHANQLTKQLIKNFDNAQYGYLLLDLSLRNINQLALDSEIYAYIEENSSYLQSIPFNHPAFNFTNTPSLLPIDRKNTHLYEILKQTVLLSYQEIKPEWLLSGQGRAMCGWLFSNKSIDIVCQHIAKLCIQRSQINNGLYLLRLYDPSVLNAISDLMLPQIRDKIFAQTTNWLILNGDGLLIEYAAVENNRQLMPYRLGITETEENKIAHIGLENQILLNYRSKLQHQPRYSEDQARIQIRKALDIAIQHQLNDPQDKVLFALHYLTLGSEFYRTPKIAELLRIKDSFYQKRVAAITAEQWQQIKQQSKELILGERYDM, encoded by the coding sequence ATGAATACTGTTACCGAATTTGAATTTATTCAATACAATGATGGTGAATTAGACAATCAACACGCTAATCAATTAACAAAACAACTGATTAAAAATTTTGACAATGCTCAATATGGTTATTTATTGCTGGATCTAAGTTTACGTAACATAAATCAATTGGCTTTAGATAGTGAAATTTATGCTTATATTGAAGAAAATTCCTCATATTTACAATCAATACCGTTTAATCATCCGGCGTTTAATTTTACCAACACGCCATCACTGTTACCCATTGACCGAAAAAACACACATCTTTATGAAATCTTAAAACAGACTGTTTTATTGTCTTATCAAGAAATCAAACCTGAATGGTTATTATCAGGACAGGGACGGGCAATGTGTGGTTGGCTTTTTTCAAATAAATCGATTGATATTGTTTGTCAACATATAGCCAAATTATGCATTCAACGAAGTCAGATTAACAATGGTCTGTATCTTTTACGCCTTTACGATCCTAGCGTATTAAATGCAATATCTGATCTTATGTTACCGCAAATTCGAGATAAAATTTTTGCTCAAACGACCAATTGGTTAATCCTTAATGGAGATGGTTTACTGATCGAATATGCCGCAGTTGAAAATAATAGGCAGCTTATGCCATATCGATTAGGTATAACAGAAACTGAAGAAAATAAAATTGCTCACATAGGTTTAGAAAATCAAATCTTGCTTAACTATCGAAGCAAATTACAACATCAACCGCGTTATAGTGAAGATCAAGCAAGAATACAGATACGCAAAGCACTGGATATTGCCATACAACACCAATTAAACGATCCACAAGATAAAGTTTTATTTGCGTTGCATTATTTAACTCTAGGCAGTGAATTTTATCGAACCCCAAAAATCGCAGAATTACTCAGAATAAAAGATAGTTTCTACCAAAAACGAGTTGCTGCAATCACTGCTGAACAATGGCAACAAATTAAGCAACAAAGTAAAGAATTAATATTAGGAGAACGTTATGACATGTGA
- a CDS encoding T6SS effector BTH_I2691 family protein: MTCDCASSKGLTILPVNYCVIPKIEGLNLPNWANQPKITDAKLKYDYSYALRVIREGFLYLFYEEGARGNHYWEVYKIAKNGTFWKQFSAQMATTEEDCGCAAVLQNSASAEFICIEQPQQCGKVWLAFSEHKWENDVLTNYETDNQLRSERMSLIEPKKMAQGSVIEANGIAQLNESNVKQIIDYNEKSILSIIPDPTIKRSKTLVSNDINQWNTAFFNQHCTLYPWAINRQLNHTLNSARERSTEKNSYIVGLNDAAGISKELNGWCNEIIGYLKLFSEEREHEIQSDALLTLFENSFIKANEDERREALKIYEELHRQNNYWLEKVTETEGADWLAKRRVQYQKQYLLEPDLLAALNQGCDLFADWMKQPRVGALYYQRLDVAMKEVQSNKKISDYLKKITQLRAKAIMTVQIDETMHKEEVEKITTIPREQWKKYQARINQPLRDTYHKKYEAITQQASLLHEQRSENAFIWIQSNSFLSVLNDYSQNNIEDGILFERLVITAIEGLQDTKKGNQVIGDWIKARNIPKTNLIWRAVAFNQTAAIKELEEFLLDAEKYREVDGNGRLHRTLLNVPKNLSYFTSISRDINSSLQKKKPDINAKFIDKFAYKRDKLASILIGKLFRKQPVRVMVDGLQIGADNINHYIGQKIFMVRAGLEPDIVKSVMNEYYDRRDWITRMKKLNIDNQMFSGPFPNVEQKGLKGQLVNNYLKTYTHNILKKIIIKKNNKPTSVIIKGKYDELWDSYHSRTFGRDLKGTRLSAVLMAFQIPVIMTLIMQTDDHTSDDFLNQIMAASLSFISVFTDVLIKPINIAFNNTNLVIGLRMTGHLTGAASSIFGLMYAIPQALKSNQDNIELILNRASVMVYISQFLKASTALLEMSPKLASKFLIRKFIQFAAWRILTFFAAWWVQLLLIALEFVWNLIVDDDIQKWIRSTRFGTQYKRDETPDFKTEFQAFKELMKVEDNQEEVEQQSDNFLTAIGWDSDWLSDTLGINSNNNTYATANIPYSIN; encoded by the coding sequence ATGACATGTGATTGCGCATCATCAAAAGGACTAACCATATTGCCGGTTAACTACTGTGTCATTCCTAAAATTGAGGGACTTAATTTACCCAATTGGGCAAATCAACCTAAAATTACTGACGCTAAACTTAAATATGACTACAGTTATGCATTAAGAGTCATACGGGAAGGGTTTTTATATCTTTTTTATGAAGAAGGCGCTCGAGGTAACCACTACTGGGAAGTCTATAAAATTGCAAAAAATGGCACATTTTGGAAACAATTTTCCGCACAAATGGCAACTACGGAAGAAGACTGCGGCTGTGCAGCAGTATTACAAAATAGCGCTAGTGCTGAATTTATTTGCATTGAACAACCGCAACAATGTGGAAAAGTATGGTTAGCATTCAGTGAGCATAAATGGGAAAATGATGTTTTGACAAATTACGAAACCGATAATCAGTTGCGCAGTGAAAGAATGAGTTTAATAGAGCCTAAAAAAATGGCTCAAGGCTCCGTTATTGAAGCCAATGGTATAGCACAATTAAACGAAAGCAACGTAAAACAAATCATTGATTATAATGAGAAGTCGATATTATCTATCATTCCAGATCCAACCATCAAGCGGTCTAAAACGCTAGTTTCCAATGATATAAATCAATGGAATACCGCCTTTTTTAATCAACATTGTACCCTTTACCCATGGGCGATAAACCGCCAGTTAAATCACACTCTTAACTCAGCAAGGGAGCGTTCAACCGAAAAAAACAGCTATATTGTCGGATTAAATGATGCGGCAGGTATCAGTAAAGAACTCAATGGTTGGTGTAATGAAATCATAGGTTACCTAAAGCTATTTAGTGAAGAACGTGAGCATGAAATTCAATCAGATGCATTGTTAACATTGTTCGAAAATAGCTTTATTAAAGCCAACGAAGATGAACGCCGTGAAGCCTTAAAGATTTATGAAGAATTGCATAGACAAAATAATTATTGGTTAGAAAAGGTTACCGAAACCGAAGGTGCAGATTGGTTAGCAAAGCGAAGAGTGCAGTATCAAAAACAATACCTTCTTGAACCGGACCTGCTGGCAGCGTTAAATCAAGGGTGTGATCTGTTTGCTGATTGGATGAAGCAACCACGAGTAGGTGCGTTATATTACCAACGATTGGATGTTGCTATGAAAGAGGTACAAAGTAATAAAAAAATCAGCGACTATCTTAAAAAAATCACCCAATTACGCGCTAAAGCCATTATGACAGTGCAGATAGACGAAACAATGCACAAAGAAGAAGTTGAAAAAATTACTACAATACCAAGAGAACAATGGAAAAAATACCAAGCCAGAATCAATCAACCATTAAGAGACACGTATCACAAAAAATACGAAGCGATCACTCAACAAGCAAGCTTGTTACACGAACAACGTAGCGAAAATGCCTTTATATGGATACAAAGTAATAGTTTTTTGAGCGTGCTTAATGACTACAGTCAGAACAATATTGAGGACGGTATCTTGTTTGAACGACTTGTTATCACGGCAATAGAGGGTTTGCAAGATACAAAGAAAGGTAATCAGGTTATTGGTGACTGGATCAAGGCGCGTAACATTCCTAAAACCAATCTAATCTGGCGAGCAGTAGCCTTTAATCAAACTGCAGCCATTAAAGAGTTAGAAGAATTTTTACTGGATGCTGAAAAATATCGTGAAGTAGACGGCAATGGTCGTTTGCATCGTACGTTACTCAACGTACCAAAAAATCTGTCCTACTTTACCTCAATTAGTCGGGATATTAACAGCAGTCTGCAAAAAAAGAAGCCCGATATCAATGCTAAATTTATCGATAAATTTGCCTACAAACGCGATAAGCTTGCGTCAATTTTAATTGGTAAATTATTCCGAAAACAGCCTGTTCGCGTGATGGTCGACGGTTTGCAAATCGGTGCGGATAATATTAACCATTATATTGGTCAGAAAATTTTTATGGTAAGAGCTGGGCTTGAGCCAGACATCGTTAAATCCGTCATGAATGAATATTATGATCGTAGGGATTGGATTACAAGAATGAAAAAATTAAACATTGATAATCAAATGTTTTCAGGTCCCTTCCCTAATGTTGAGCAAAAAGGCCTTAAAGGCCAGTTAGTCAACAATTACCTAAAAACCTATACTCATAACATTCTGAAAAAAATCATTATAAAGAAAAACAATAAACCGACTAGCGTTATTATCAAAGGAAAATACGATGAACTGTGGGACAGTTATCACAGTCGTACATTTGGTCGCGATTTAAAAGGTACAAGGTTGTCGGCTGTTTTAATGGCATTTCAAATACCGGTGATTATGACGCTCATTATGCAAACGGATGATCACACGTCAGACGATTTTTTGAACCAGATTATGGCGGCATCCTTAAGTTTTATTAGTGTTTTCACCGATGTTTTGATTAAACCTATTAATATTGCTTTTAATAATACTAATTTGGTTATTGGGTTAAGAATGACCGGACATCTTACTGGGGCGGCATCTTCTATCTTTGGGTTGATGTATGCTATTCCGCAGGCTTTGAAAAGTAATCAAGATAATATTGAATTAATATTAAATAGAGCTAGTGTAATGGTCTATATTAGTCAATTTTTGAAAGCAAGTACTGCATTATTAGAGATGTCACCTAAATTAGCTTCTAAATTTTTGATAAGAAAGTTTATTCAATTTGCTGCCTGGAGGATTTTGACCTTTTTTGCAGCATGGTGGGTGCAATTACTTCTAATTGCATTGGAGTTTGTCTGGAATTTGATAGTCGATGATGACATTCAAAAATGGATAAGATCCACCCGATTCGGCACGCAATACAAACGAGATGAGACGCCGGATTTTAAAACTGAGTTTCAGGCATTTAAAGAGCTAATGAAAGTTGAAGACAATCAGGAAGAAGTGGAGCAACAATCAGACAACTTTTTAACAGCCATCGGATGGGACAGTGATTGGTTATCAGACACATTAGGGATTAATTCCAACAATAACACTTACGCCACAGCCAATATCCCTTATTCTATAAATTAA
- a CDS encoding putative type VI secretion system effector, translating into MSLKNFYKIQKQIIDRSWRHPPKPPVLPCLGDEFTKICGTIERIDIEQQQQAFEVESYENMKEIMERTERAAKIGAIIGALRGQVGLTGGTQTKAFLRDANFVNVQIENKIYCGWLGDCPFREGDNVEVVVEWQNDHYELYAIAKPDERIISVCPNCFRGRWAYFFYVLPRTIIMWLLSLLVMTGLHVYYYSLDEVLSLSKDYIDNISMSALTYGLFALAGLIIAIKDSFKTKVKIAEQIFNALNLPKISRIDLRKYTNRKCWKLKFQGKYTANNQKPRLSYNIKADDNNLFYY; encoded by the coding sequence ATGAGTCTAAAAAATTTTTATAAAATTCAGAAGCAAATCATCGATCGCTCCTGGCGACATCCCCCCAAACCACCGGTTCTACCGTGTTTGGGGGATGAATTTACCAAGATTTGTGGAACGATAGAACGCATTGATATCGAGCAACAACAACAAGCGTTTGAAGTGGAATCGTATGAAAACATGAAAGAAATAATGGAAAGAACCGAAAGAGCCGCCAAGATAGGGGCCATCATTGGTGCCTTACGAGGGCAAGTTGGTTTGACTGGAGGGACACAAACCAAAGCATTTTTACGAGATGCCAATTTTGTTAATGTGCAAATTGAAAATAAGATTTATTGTGGTTGGTTAGGTGATTGCCCGTTTCGGGAAGGGGATAACGTTGAAGTGGTGGTGGAGTGGCAAAATGATCATTACGAACTGTATGCGATAGCCAAACCGGATGAAAGGATAATAAGTGTTTGCCCCAATTGTTTTAGAGGGCGCTGGGCTTATTTTTTTTATGTTTTGCCGCGTACTATTATTATGTGGTTACTTTCACTATTAGTGATGACAGGTCTACATGTATATTATTATAGTCTTGATGAAGTATTATCCTTAAGTAAGGATTATATAGATAATATATCTATGTCTGCATTAACTTATGGTCTTTTTGCACTTGCCGGTTTGATTATTGCCATAAAAGACAGTTTTAAAACCAAAGTGAAAATTGCTGAACAAATTTTTAACGCCTTAAATCTGCCAAAAATATCCAGAATAGATTTAAGAAAGTACACCAATAGAAAATGTTGGAAATTAAAATTTCAAGGTAAATATACTGCAAATAATCAAAAACCAAGGCTCAGTTATAACATTAAAGCTGATGATAATAATCTTTTTTATTATTAA